A part of Desulfomicrobium baculatum DSM 4028 genomic DNA contains:
- a CDS encoding cereblon family protein, translated as MDSSELDESGRSALLCRTCGQPVTHLRDRIAVGGKHVHALFNPSGILFEVGCFGQAPGCRFEGEFTHAFTWFAGYAWRFAMCRRCAAHLGWEYRGADGGFAGLIMAELRESQS; from the coding sequence ATGGACAGCTCCGAACTGGACGAATCCGGCCGCAGTGCCCTGCTTTGCCGGACCTGTGGCCAACCCGTGACCCACCTCCGGGACCGGATCGCAGTGGGTGGAAAGCATGTGCATGCCCTGTTCAACCCCTCGGGCATCCTTTTCGAGGTCGGCTGCTTTGGCCAGGCTCCGGGATGCCGCTTCGAGGGGGAATTCACCCATGCCTTCACCTGGTTTGCGGGTTACGCGTGGCGTTTTGCCATGTGCCGCCGCTGCGCCGCCCATCTCGGATGGGAATACCGCGGCGCGGACGGGGGCTTTGCGGGGTTGATCATGGCCGAACTGCGGGAGTCGCAGTCATGA
- a CDS encoding TatD family hydrolase yields MHGRNQGMNGADSLLASGLPDLVDAHCHLQDGFLRHALEPALLRARAAGVRMMCCNGTHAGDWRYVLGLGRSHADICVSLGLHPWYVGERGTDWLARLEELVADNPVGIGEIGLDNALDARNDVEQEEVFLAQMELAVRYRRPVTIHCRKAFGRLADLIGAMRERPPYMMLHAYAGSHEMVPVFEKLGFYISICASITRTANRKARTACVRVSPDRLLVESDSPAIAPVGVDFERNEPAYLPMVVDVLAELRGERPEVVAARTAANARLFFRCCAGGDAAAE; encoded by the coding sequence ATGCACGGGCGAAATCAAGGCATGAACGGCGCGGATTCTTTACTCGCGTCCGGTCTGCCTGACCTCGTGGACGCCCATTGCCACCTGCAGGACGGCTTTTTGCGTCACGCTCTGGAACCTGCCTTGCTTCGGGCCCGCGCCGCCGGGGTGCGCATGATGTGCTGCAACGGCACCCACGCAGGAGATTGGCGGTATGTGCTGGGGCTTGGGCGCAGCCACGCCGACATCTGCGTGTCCCTGGGTCTGCATCCCTGGTATGTGGGAGAGCGGGGGACCGATTGGCTGGCCCGCCTTGAGGAGTTGGTGGCGGACAATCCCGTCGGGATAGGCGAGATCGGTTTGGACAACGCTTTGGACGCGCGCAACGACGTTGAGCAGGAAGAGGTTTTTTTGGCCCAGATGGAGCTGGCTGTGCGTTACAGGCGTCCCGTCACCATCCACTGCCGCAAGGCCTTCGGCCGTTTGGCGGATCTGATCGGAGCCATGCGCGAGCGGCCGCCGTATATGATGCTGCATGCCTATGCCGGGTCCCATGAGATGGTCCCGGTTTTCGAGAAGCTGGGCTTTTACATTTCCATTTGCGCCTCCATCACCAGGACCGCGAACCGCAAGGCGCGTACGGCCTGCGTCCGGGTTTCGCCCGACAGGCTGCTGGTGGAGTCCGACAGCCCGGCCATCGCGCCCGTGGGCGTGGATTTCGAGCGCAACGAGCCTGCCTATCTGCCCATGGTGGTCGATGTGCTGGCAGAGTTGCGGGGGGAGAGACCGGAGGTGGTGGCGGCGCGGACGGCGGCCAATGCAAGGCTGTTTTTCCGGTGTTGCGCGGGCGGGGACGCGGCTGCGGAATGA
- a CDS encoding tRNA threonylcarbamoyladenosine dehydratase has product MMRFARTMQLIGEEGLTRLQGATVAVFGLGAVGSYVVEALARAGVGSLVLFDHDTVSLSNINRQLFALQSTVGLYKAEVAKERVLDINPDCAVEARIQFVDGENVAGLMEPRFDVVVDAIDGVNSKVNLIVAAREKGLAVVASMGAAAKLDPSKIKAADISKSFMCPLAQIIRKRLRRRGVTSGVRCVFSTETAQNKNEPVIEEAPEQGVSGRPRAPIGSISYLTGMFGLFVASEVVRVLLGGFEPVNCDKDTKGEE; this is encoded by the coding sequence ATGATGCGTTTTGCCCGGACCATGCAGCTTATCGGCGAGGAAGGGTTGACCAGGTTGCAAGGTGCCACCGTGGCCGTGTTCGGTCTGGGGGCCGTGGGTTCCTATGTGGTCGAGGCCCTGGCCCGGGCCGGGGTGGGAAGCCTCGTGCTTTTTGATCACGACACCGTGAGCCTGTCCAACATCAATCGCCAGCTCTTTGCCTTGCAGTCCACCGTGGGCCTGTACAAGGCCGAGGTCGCCAAGGAGCGGGTGCTGGACATCAACCCGGACTGCGCCGTGGAGGCGCGGATTCAGTTCGTGGATGGTGAGAATGTGGCCGGGCTGATGGAGCCGCGATTCGACGTGGTGGTGGACGCCATCGACGGGGTCAACTCCAAGGTCAACCTTATTGTGGCGGCCCGCGAGAAGGGGCTCGCGGTGGTGGCGAGCATGGGCGCGGCGGCCAAGCTTGATCCGTCCAAGATCAAGGCCGCGGACATCTCCAAGTCCTTCATGTGCCCTCTGGCCCAGATCATCCGTAAGCGGTTGCGCCGTCGGGGCGTGACATCGGGCGTGCGCTGCGTCTTTTCGACCGAGACGGCGCAGAACAAGAACGAGCCCGTCATCGAGGAAGCGCCGGAGCAGGGCGTCAGCGGTCGGCCGCGTGCGCCCATCGGCTCCATCTCCTACCTGACGGGCATGTTCGGGCTGTTCGTGGCCAGCGAGGTTGTGCGCGTCCTGCTCGGCGGGTTCGAACCCGTCAACTGCGATAAAGACACCAAGGGGGAAGAATGA
- a CDS encoding DUF3750 domain-containing protein, whose amino-acid sequence MRVRLALLCIALLLLSCSSNQDWRTASRESAGIAPDPAQTPEAVLHVYGADAWGWRGWFAIHTWVAAKRTGEDSYTVYDVVGWRASRGNPVVRIAKDAPDRYWYGATPRLLKELKGPGVDAVIDDVERAARNYPWPKEYKAFPGPNSNTFVAWIGQQVPQLELDLPFSAIGKGYSGLN is encoded by the coding sequence ATGAGGGTTCGTCTGGCTCTCCTGTGCATCGCGTTGCTGCTGTTGTCCTGTTCCTCAAACCAGGACTGGCGTACGGCCAGTCGGGAATCGGCCGGAATCGCGCCCGATCCGGCTCAGACCCCGGAGGCCGTGCTGCATGTCTATGGCGCCGACGCCTGGGGTTGGCGCGGCTGGTTCGCCATCCATACTTGGGTCGCGGCCAAGCGCACAGGCGAGGATTCCTATACGGTCTATGACGTGGTGGGCTGGAGGGCTTCCAGGGGTAATCCGGTCGTACGCATCGCCAAGGATGCGCCGGATCGTTACTGGTACGGAGCCACGCCCCGCTTGCTCAAGGAGCTGAAAGGACCGGGCGTGGATGCGGTGATCGACGATGTGGAGCGCGCCGCGAGAAATTATCCGTGGCCAAAGGAATACAAGGCCTTTCCCGGTCCCAACAGCAACACCTTCGTGGCCTGGATCGGGCAACAGGTGCCGCAGCTGGAGCTTGATCTGCCCTTCTCTGCCATCGGCAAAGGCTATTCCGGGCTGAACTGA
- the wrbA gene encoding NAD(P)H:quinone oxidoreductase, which yields MKMLIIYYSMFGHIRTMAEAAAAAALEIPGVEVALRRVPETLNEAILTKMGALDAAKAQADVPVATVDELAEADAIFFGTPTRFGNMTGQMRQFLDGTGGLWAQGTLVGKPGGVFTSSATQHGGQESTILSFHTFLLHQGMVVVGLPYTFQGQMRLDEVTGCSPYGASTIAGGDGSRLPSENELEGVRFQARHLAKIGLKLKQN from the coding sequence ATGAAAATGCTGATCATTTATTATTCGATGTTCGGACACATCCGCACCATGGCAGAAGCGGCCGCAGCGGCAGCGCTTGAAATCCCCGGAGTGGAGGTGGCCCTGCGCCGCGTACCCGAGACGTTAAACGAAGCCATCCTGACCAAGATGGGTGCCTTGGACGCAGCCAAGGCCCAGGCCGACGTGCCTGTGGCCACTGTGGACGAGTTGGCTGAAGCCGACGCCATCTTCTTCGGCACGCCCACCCGTTTTGGCAACATGACCGGCCAGATGCGGCAGTTCCTGGACGGCACGGGCGGATTGTGGGCGCAAGGAACCCTTGTCGGCAAACCCGGCGGCGTGTTTACATCCTCCGCGACCCAGCACGGCGGCCAGGAGTCGACCATCCTGTCCTTCCACACCTTCCTGCTGCACCAGGGTATGGTAGTGGTCGGCCTGCCTTACACATTCCAGGGCCAGATGCGCCTTGATGAAGTCACCGGCTGTTCGCCCTACGGCGCCAGCACCATCGCCGGCGGCGACGGATCGCGCCTGCCCTCGGAAAACGAGTTGGAAGGAGTGAGATTCCAGGCCCGGCACCTAGCCAAAATCGGGCTGAAGCTCAAACAGAACTAG
- a CDS encoding DUF814 domain-containing protein — protein MNTFDALSLFSGGLDSILSSKLMQSLGHKVLGLHFISPFFGKPDQVPEWEREYGIPITIIDVGQEFVDLMAAFPPHGFGKVLNPCVDCKILMLRRAKELLPVYGASYLISGEVLGQRPMSQRADTLNIIRNDADVRDLLLRPLSAGLLPITPMEESGLVDRAKLRSLVGRGRKGQYALAKELGVTKIPTQAGGCRLGERESARRYWPILRAFPKPLSPYFDLANVGRQLWRREADAVTDHWMVMGRDHKDNQKLLKLVSPEQYVFVLKNFPGPNAVGVPIPGQDWTEEILAEAAACLASFSPKARKHGDLVDVSIARHGLERIISVRPDMAHGFEDNLTWPQTRAQQKIWERKLAEV, from the coding sequence ATGAACACTTTTGACGCGCTCTCACTTTTTTCCGGCGGTCTGGACAGCATCCTGTCCAGCAAGCTGATGCAAAGCCTCGGACACAAGGTTCTCGGGCTGCATTTTATCAGCCCTTTTTTCGGCAAGCCGGACCAGGTGCCCGAATGGGAACGGGAATACGGTATTCCCATTACCATCATCGACGTCGGTCAGGAGTTCGTGGACCTCATGGCCGCATTTCCGCCCCATGGCTTCGGCAAGGTCCTGAACCCCTGTGTCGACTGCAAGATCCTCATGCTGCGTCGGGCCAAGGAACTTCTGCCGGTCTACGGCGCCTCGTATCTCATCTCCGGCGAGGTCCTCGGGCAGCGCCCCATGTCCCAACGCGCCGACACCCTGAACATCATCCGCAACGACGCCGATGTGCGCGACCTGCTGTTGCGCCCCTTAAGCGCGGGACTACTCCCCATCACGCCCATGGAGGAGTCCGGCCTGGTCGATCGCGCCAAACTGCGGTCCCTGGTCGGACGCGGACGCAAAGGGCAATACGCCCTGGCCAAGGAACTGGGCGTCACCAAAATCCCCACTCAGGCCGGCGGGTGTCGCCTGGGAGAACGGGAATCCGCCCGGCGCTACTGGCCCATATTGCGGGCCTTTCCGAAGCCGCTCAGCCCATATTTCGATCTGGCCAACGTCGGCCGCCAGCTTTGGCGCAGGGAGGCGGACGCGGTCACCGACCACTGGATGGTCATGGGCCGGGATCACAAGGACAACCAAAAACTCTTGAAGCTGGTCAGCCCCGAGCAGTACGTCTTTGTGCTCAAAAATTTCCCCGGCCCCAATGCTGTCGGCGTCCCGATCCCCGGACAGGACTGGACGGAGGAGATCCTGGCCGAGGCGGCGGCCTGCCTGGCATCCTTTTCCCCCAAGGCCAGAAAACACGGGGATTTGGTGGACGTATCCATTGCGCGGCACGGCCTGGAACGCATCATTTCAGTCCGCCCCGACATGGCCCACGGTTTCGAGGATAATTTGACCTGGCCCCAGACCAGGGCGCAGCAAAAAATTTGGGAGCGCAAGCTGGCTGAAGTCTGA
- the recA gene encoding recombinase RecA, translating into MARPKNVSPEDARREALETALATIERRYGLGSVMRLSDTSHQVVPVIPTGSIGLDLALGVGGIPRGRVTEIFGPESSGKTTQALHIIAEAQKRGGVAAFIDAEHALDINYARRLGVKTEDLLISQPDYGEQALEIADMLVRSSAVDVVVVDSVAALIPQAELEGSMGETQVGGQARLMSHAMRKLTGTIHKSRTSIIFINQLRMKIGMTGYGSPETTTGGNALKFYASVRLDLRRIQTLKDKEESYGNRVRVKVVKNKMAPPFREAEYDVLFGTGISRVGELIDLGVEQGVVDKSGAWYAFGSERLGQGKENVRAFLQDNDELRMQIERALLEHLGMPVAEDAAGAVVPEAAE; encoded by the coding sequence ATGGCCCGACCAAAAAACGTTTCTCCCGAAGATGCCCGCCGCGAAGCGCTGGAAACCGCGCTGGCAACAATCGAGCGCCGCTACGGCCTGGGCTCGGTCATGCGTCTTTCCGATACATCCCATCAGGTGGTCCCGGTCATTCCCACAGGTTCCATAGGTCTTGACCTGGCACTGGGCGTGGGCGGCATTCCGCGCGGCAGGGTCACTGAAATTTTCGGGCCTGAATCGTCCGGCAAGACCACCCAGGCACTGCACATCATCGCCGAGGCCCAGAAGCGCGGCGGCGTGGCGGCCTTCATCGACGCCGAGCACGCCCTGGATATCAACTATGCCCGCAGACTCGGGGTCAAGACCGAGGACCTGCTTATCTCCCAGCCCGATTACGGCGAGCAGGCCCTGGAGATCGCCGACATGCTGGTCCGCTCCAGCGCCGTGGACGTGGTCGTGGTCGACTCCGTGGCAGCCCTCATCCCCCAGGCCGAACTGGAAGGAAGCATGGGCGAGACCCAGGTTGGCGGCCAGGCCCGGCTCATGTCCCACGCCATGCGCAAGCTGACCGGCACGATCCACAAGTCGCGCACATCCATCATTTTCATCAACCAGCTGCGCATGAAGATCGGCATGACCGGCTATGGCAGCCCCGAGACCACCACCGGCGGCAACGCGCTCAAGTTCTACGCCTCCGTGCGCCTGGACCTGCGTCGCATTCAGACCTTGAAAGACAAGGAAGAATCCTACGGCAACCGGGTGCGGGTCAAGGTCGTCAAGAACAAGATGGCTCCCCCCTTCCGCGAGGCCGAGTACGACGTGCTCTTTGGCACCGGCATCTCCCGTGTCGGCGAGTTGATTGATCTGGGCGTCGAACAAGGCGTGGTCGACAAAAGCGGCGCCTGGTATGCTTTTGGTTCCGAACGGCTTGGCCAGGGCAAGGAGAATGTGCGTGCCTTTTTGCAGGACAACGACGAGTTGCGCATGCAGATCGAACGCGCTCTGCTCGAACATCTGGGCATGCCGGTTGCGGAGGATGCGGCCGGCGCGGTCGTGCCGGAAGCTGCCGAGTAG
- the alaS gene encoding alanine--tRNA ligase, whose translation MISAGEIRKRFLEYFQQHGHSVQPSSSLVPQDDPTLLFTNAGMVQFKKIFLGQEKRDYTRAATSQKCLRVGGKHNDLENVGRTARHHTFFEMLGNFSFGDYFKEDAIRLAWNFVTVELGLDKEKLFVSIFRDDDEAGELWQKVASVPGERIFRLGEKDNFWAMGDTGPCGPCSEIYVDQGADMACGPDCGIGKCDCDRYLEIWNLVFMQFNRSEDGTLTPLPKPSIDTGMGLERITAVCQGKRSNFDTDLFQGLIQAMAKKAGVAYHQGEDSDTALRVIADHSRSIAFLLADGMLPSNEGRGYVLRRLIRRAYRFGKLLGFDEPFLCETTDQVVSEMGDTFPELVASREFMVRVVRQEEERFGETLDKGLRILEDEMASLAAAGSKTITGETAFKLYDTYGFPLDIVNDIAEKQGFLVDEAGFREHMSVQKKKSKQAWAGSGDKGLAGQFAALMGAGLESEFIGYDCLAATSRIVALLDAEGQPVERLRSGVGFMVTLKTPFYGESGGQMGDTGRVQAPTGSARVLDTLKPAPALIVHKIEIGGGEILADQEVELFVEEGERIATARNHSTTHLLHAALRRVLGEHVKQAGSLVGPSRLRFDFTHISGLSPEELRQVEDEVNRAILADAPIVTQVMSYDAAVQQKQAMALFGEKYEADVRVVEMAGESVELCGGTHLASTGQAGSFALLSEAGIAAGVRRIEALTGWDALRHWQAQREEVRTVAATLKAAPHELGKKIIALQDQGKALAKELQTLQARVMSESGRDLASEAKDISGMKVLARKVDAPDMNALRNLMDDLRSKLSSGIIALAAEIDGKAMLVLAVSKDLHGRYTAPALIKEVSDEIKGGGGGRPELAQAGGSEPEGISRALAKLEAFLSK comes from the coding sequence GTGATCAGTGCCGGTGAAATTCGCAAACGGTTTTTGGAATATTTTCAGCAGCACGGACACAGCGTGCAGCCCAGTTCTTCCCTGGTGCCTCAGGACGACCCGACCCTTTTGTTCACCAACGCGGGAATGGTCCAGTTCAAGAAAATTTTTCTGGGCCAGGAGAAGCGTGATTACACCAGGGCCGCCACGTCCCAGAAATGTCTGCGCGTCGGCGGCAAGCACAACGATCTTGAAAATGTGGGGCGCACGGCGCGTCATCACACTTTTTTCGAGATGCTCGGCAATTTTTCTTTTGGCGATTATTTCAAGGAAGACGCTATCCGCCTGGCCTGGAATTTTGTGACCGTGGAGCTTGGTCTCGACAAGGAGAAGCTCTTCGTGTCCATCTTCCGCGACGACGACGAGGCAGGGGAACTGTGGCAGAAAGTGGCCAGCGTGCCGGGCGAGCGCATCTTCCGCCTCGGAGAGAAGGACAATTTCTGGGCCATGGGCGACACCGGCCCTTGCGGCCCCTGCTCCGAAATCTATGTAGACCAGGGTGCGGACATGGCCTGCGGCCCGGATTGCGGCATCGGCAAATGCGACTGCGACCGCTATCTGGAAATCTGGAATCTGGTCTTCATGCAGTTCAACCGCTCCGAGGACGGAACCCTGACCCCGCTGCCCAAGCCCAGCATCGACACGGGCATGGGCCTGGAGCGCATCACGGCCGTATGCCAGGGCAAGCGTTCCAATTTCGACACCGACCTCTTCCAGGGCCTCATTCAGGCCATGGCCAAGAAGGCCGGCGTGGCCTACCATCAGGGCGAGGATTCGGACACGGCGCTACGTGTCATCGCCGACCACAGCCGCTCCATCGCTTTTCTGCTGGCTGACGGCATGCTCCCGTCCAACGAAGGTCGCGGCTACGTGCTGCGTCGTCTGATCCGCCGCGCCTATCGTTTCGGCAAGCTGCTCGGCTTTGACGAACCCTTCCTGTGCGAGACCACGGACCAGGTCGTGAGCGAGATGGGCGACACGTTTCCGGAGTTGGTCGCCAGCCGGGAGTTCATGGTCCGCGTCGTGCGCCAGGAGGAAGAGCGTTTCGGGGAGACCCTGGACAAGGGCCTGCGCATCCTCGAGGACGAGATGGCGTCGCTGGCCGCCGCAGGTAGCAAAACCATCACCGGCGAGACGGCTTTTAAACTTTACGACACCTATGGCTTCCCTCTCGATATCGTCAACGATATCGCTGAGAAGCAGGGTTTTTTGGTAGACGAGGCGGGTTTTCGCGAGCACATGTCCGTGCAGAAAAAGAAATCCAAGCAGGCCTGGGCCGGTTCCGGCGACAAGGGCCTGGCCGGTCAGTTCGCGGCGCTCATGGGCGCTGGACTGGAGTCGGAATTCATCGGCTATGATTGCCTGGCCGCGACCAGCCGTATTGTCGCCCTGCTTGATGCCGAAGGCCAGCCTGTCGAGCGTCTGCGCTCGGGCGTTGGCTTCATGGTCACTCTGAAGACGCCGTTTTACGGCGAATCCGGTGGTCAGATGGGCGACACGGGCCGGGTGCAGGCCCCAACGGGTAGCGCTCGCGTGCTTGATACTTTGAAGCCCGCGCCTGCGCTGATCGTGCACAAGATCGAGATCGGCGGTGGTGAAATTCTGGCCGATCAGGAAGTGGAACTTTTTGTCGAGGAGGGGGAGCGCATCGCCACGGCGCGCAATCACTCCACTACCCACCTCTTGCACGCGGCCCTGCGCCGGGTGTTGGGCGAGCATGTCAAGCAGGCCGGATCTCTGGTCGGCCCCTCGCGTCTGCGTTTCGACTTCACGCACATCTCCGGCCTTTCGCCGGAAGAGCTGCGACAGGTCGAGGACGAGGTCAACCGGGCCATTCTGGCCGACGCGCCCATCGTGACCCAGGTCATGTCCTATGACGCAGCCGTGCAGCAGAAGCAGGCCATGGCCCTTTTCGGCGAGAAGTACGAAGCCGATGTGCGCGTGGTTGAGATGGCCGGCGAATCCGTGGAGCTCTGCGGCGGCACCCACTTGGCCTCCACGGGCCAGGCCGGGTCGTTCGCCCTGCTGTCCGAGGCGGGCATCGCCGCCGGGGTGCGGCGTATCGAAGCCCTGACCGGCTGGGACGCCCTGCGCCATTGGCAGGCTCAGCGCGAGGAAGTGCGCACGGTAGCCGCCACGCTCAAGGCCGCGCCGCATGAGCTGGGCAAGAAAATCATCGCGCTGCAGGATCAGGGCAAGGCGCTGGCCAAGGAGCTGCAGACCCTGCAGGCCAGAGTCATGTCCGAGAGCGGCAGGGATCTGGCGTCGGAGGCCAAGGACATCTCCGGCATGAAGGTCCTGGCCAGGAAGGTTGACGCTCCAGACATGAATGCGCTCAGGAATCTCATGGACGATCTGCGTTCCAAGCTCTCAAGCGGTATCATCGCCCTGGCCGCCGAGATCGACGGCAAGGCCATGCTGGTGCTCGCGGTCAGCAAGGATCTGCACGGGCGCTACACTGCCCCGGCGCTCATCAAGGAAGTCTCGGACGAGATCAAGGGCGGTGGCGGCGGACGGCCCGAGCTGGCCCAGGCCGGTGGTTCCGAGCCCGAGGGCATAAGCCGGG